From Cellvibrio zantedeschiae, the proteins below share one genomic window:
- a CDS encoding potassium transporter Kup: protein MSSQTTAQKSSHAALTVAALGVVFGDIGTSPLYALKETFSPHHGIALTEAAVLGGLSTVFWVLMFVVTLKYITLVMRADNHGEGGTMALLALVFASTKDHPNWKPYLLMLGVLGASLFYGDAVLTPAVTVLSAVEGLEVATSAFKPYIVPIALAFIVGLFALQRGGTSRIGAVFGPITIVWFLVLCISGINGILHNPHVLLALNPIYAFHFLTDHGFASFLILGSVVLAVTGVEALYGDMGHFGKGPIRTAWFVLVFPALLLNYFGQGAVILKDPTTIANPFFHMFPDWALYPIVILATLAAGIASQATIAGAYSLTKQAVQLGFLPRLKVVQTSANEIGQIYLPGLTFVLMIAVVLIVVIFQSSSALASAYGVAVTGDMLVTSCLTFFVIYFGWKIPLPLCIASTGLFLCIDIALFTSCITKVFEGGWLPILIAMTMFMLMTTWRKGRDILFQRLRASSVPLDALLPSLFISPPTRVPGTAVFLTATPEATPHALLHNLNHNKVLHERVVFLTVEVSNVPWVDIKEACEIEDMGNNCYRVVITFGFMNPPDIRLALAACAEKGLSFNIMETSFFLSREKIVPVATLDSGMPMWREHLFATMARNAGTAVDHFNIPTNRVIELGTQVEI, encoded by the coding sequence ATGAGCTCACAAACTACCGCGCAAAAATCTTCCCATGCCGCCCTGACTGTTGCCGCCCTTGGTGTGGTCTTCGGCGATATAGGTACCAGCCCGCTCTACGCCCTGAAAGAAACCTTCAGCCCACACCACGGCATAGCCCTGACCGAAGCCGCTGTGCTCGGCGGACTCTCTACCGTTTTTTGGGTGCTAATGTTTGTGGTAACGCTCAAGTACATCACGCTCGTGATGCGCGCCGACAACCACGGCGAAGGCGGCACCATGGCGCTTTTGGCGCTGGTATTTGCTTCAACCAAAGATCACCCTAACTGGAAGCCCTACTTGTTGATGTTGGGCGTATTGGGTGCGTCCCTGTTTTATGGCGATGCCGTACTCACACCCGCAGTAACCGTACTCTCTGCCGTTGAAGGACTTGAAGTCGCTACCAGCGCATTCAAACCTTATATTGTGCCTATTGCCCTTGCCTTTATTGTCGGGCTCTTTGCTCTTCAACGCGGGGGCACCTCGCGTATCGGCGCGGTGTTTGGCCCAATTACTATCGTCTGGTTTCTGGTGCTATGCATTTCCGGCATCAACGGTATTTTGCATAACCCCCATGTTCTGCTCGCCCTTAACCCGATTTATGCGTTTCACTTCCTGACGGACCATGGCTTTGCATCCTTCTTGATCCTTGGCTCCGTGGTTTTGGCAGTGACCGGTGTAGAAGCCCTTTACGGCGACATGGGGCACTTTGGCAAAGGCCCTATTCGCACAGCTTGGTTTGTATTGGTTTTCCCGGCATTGCTGCTCAACTATTTTGGCCAGGGCGCGGTTATCCTCAAAGACCCAACGACTATCGCCAACCCCTTCTTCCATATGTTCCCTGATTGGGCGCTCTATCCGATTGTGATTTTGGCTACGCTGGCAGCAGGCATTGCCTCCCAAGCGACTATCGCTGGCGCTTACTCACTCACAAAACAAGCCGTACAGCTGGGCTTTTTACCGCGTTTGAAGGTGGTGCAAACATCAGCCAACGAAATTGGCCAGATTTACCTGCCCGGCCTGACATTTGTGTTGATGATCGCCGTTGTGCTGATTGTGGTTATCTTCCAATCTTCCTCCGCCCTGGCCTCTGCTTATGGTGTAGCCGTGACGGGAGATATGTTGGTTACCAGCTGCCTCACCTTCTTTGTGATCTACTTTGGCTGGAAGATTCCCCTGCCCTTGTGTATTGCGTCTACCGGGTTGTTCCTGTGCATCGATATAGCGCTCTTTACCTCTTGTATCACTAAGGTGTTTGAAGGTGGATGGTTGCCCATCCTCATCGCCATGACCATGTTTATGCTGATGACTACATGGCGCAAAGGCCGCGATATTCTGTTCCAACGCTTGCGCGCCTCATCGGTTCCTCTTGATGCACTTTTACCCTCCCTATTTATCAGCCCGCCTACGCGTGTGCCAGGCACTGCTGTCTTCCTGACCGCAACACCCGAAGCAACTCCCCATGCCCTTTTGCACAACCTCAACCACAATAAGGTTTTGCATGAACGAGTGGTATTTTTAACGGTGGAGGTTTCCAACGTTCCCTGGGTAGATATCAAAGAAGCCTGTGAAATTGAGGATATGGGTAATAACTGCTATCGCGTTGTAATCACCTTCGGCTTTATGAACCCGCCAGACATACGCTTGGCCTTAGCCGCCTGCGCGGAGAAGGGCTTATCATTCAATATCATGGAAACCTCCTTCTTCCTGTCGCGTGAAAAAATTGTTCCTGTCGCAACCTTGGATAGCGGCATGCCTATGTGGCGTGAACATCTGTTTGCCACCATGGCGCGCAACGCGGGCACTGCGGTAGATCACTTCAACATTCCCACCAACCGCGTGATTGAACTTGGCACCCAGGTGGAAATCTAA
- the hisI gene encoding phosphoribosyl-AMP cyclohydrolase, whose product MTETLSWLDQVRWNSDGLVPAIAQDAKTGRILMMAWMNREALETTAKLKQAVYFSRSRNKLWHKGETSHHVQNVQEIRLDCDEDVIVLMVEQIGGIACHTGRESCFYRVFNDGEWQVVEPVLKDPSEIY is encoded by the coding sequence ATGACCGAAACTCTTTCCTGGTTAGATCAAGTGCGCTGGAACAGCGATGGCCTGGTGCCCGCCATAGCGCAAGATGCCAAGACCGGCCGCATTTTAATGATGGCGTGGATGAACCGCGAAGCGCTGGAAACAACCGCAAAGCTTAAGCAAGCGGTATACTTTTCGCGCTCGCGCAATAAGCTGTGGCACAAAGGTGAAACCTCGCACCATGTACAAAACGTGCAAGAGATTCGGCTGGATTGCGATGAAGATGTCATAGTGCTGATGGTGGAACAAATTGGCGGTATTGCCTGTCACACCGGCAGGGAATCCTGTTTTTATCGCGTGTTTAATGACGGCGAATGGCAAGTGGTCGAGCCAGTACTAAAAGACCCCAGCGAGATTTACTAG
- a CDS encoding DUF2061 domain-containing protein, which translates to MAKTMTFATLHFGVAFTVGYALTGSALVGGTIALVEPAINTVVFFFHEKAWLKIDEHKADLVEIFANRV; encoded by the coding sequence ATGGCTAAGACAATGACATTTGCGACCTTACACTTTGGTGTGGCTTTCACCGTGGGCTATGCCTTAACGGGTAGCGCTCTGGTAGGCGGAACCATAGCTTTAGTCGAGCCGGCAATTAATACAGTGGTATTTTTCTTTCACGAAAAGGCATGGCTCAAAATTGATGAGCATAAAGCAGACTTGGTGGAGATTTTTGCGAATAGGGTGTGA
- the tatB gene encoding Sec-independent protein translocase protein TatB, translating to MFDIGFSELIVCAIVALLVIGPERMPEAVRTVGLWVGRFKRSLRETRSEIERQIGVDDIRRQLHNEEIMRNLEQARRDMDSVFAETQNTIESTAIEYKSEPDLPYHSHMEEQLENLAELPEADVELENLLEPAQKKTTDGKVLASANAPANTTAAINTPAAKQTANEHPTTEHNSAQTSNKASL from the coding sequence GTGTTTGATATTGGTTTTTCTGAATTAATTGTCTGTGCGATTGTTGCGCTCCTCGTCATAGGCCCGGAACGTATGCCTGAAGCCGTGCGTACTGTGGGCCTGTGGGTTGGTCGCTTTAAACGCAGCTTGCGCGAAACACGCTCAGAAATAGAACGCCAAATTGGTGTGGATGATATTCGTCGACAATTGCACAACGAAGAAATTATGCGCAACCTGGAACAAGCGCGCCGCGATATGGACAGCGTTTTTGCAGAGACACAAAACACTATTGAATCCACTGCTATCGAATATAAAAGCGAACCTGATTTGCCCTATCATTCGCACATGGAAGAACAGTTAGAAAATTTAGCAGAACTGCCAGAAGCAGATGTGGAATTGGAAAACTTGCTTGAACCTGCGCAGAAAAAAACAACTGATGGAAAAGTTCTCGCCTCTGCAAATGCTCCAGCAAATACAACTGCAGCAATAAACACACCCGCTGCGAAGCAAACTGCTAACGAACATCCAACCACTGAACATAATTCTGCTCAAACCAGTAACAAAGCATCTCTATGA
- a CDS encoding CYTH domain-containing protein, translating to MAIEIERKFLVVNDSWRSAIAVYFCQGYLNRSKERTVRIRVAGDQGFLTIKGASKGASRTEFEYEIPLADAKQMLALCDGPLIEKYRRKISFAGMLWEVDEFLGDNQGLVVAEIELESEEQAFEKPDWLGEEVTQDVRYYNSNLSVNPFKSWAV from the coding sequence ATGGCTATCGAAATCGAACGTAAATTTTTAGTTGTTAATGACAGTTGGCGCAGTGCTATTGCTGTTTACTTTTGCCAGGGATATTTGAATCGCAGTAAAGAGCGTACTGTTCGAATTCGTGTCGCGGGAGATCAAGGTTTCCTTACCATAAAAGGCGCAAGCAAAGGCGCAAGCCGCACTGAATTTGAATACGAAATTCCTCTGGCCGATGCCAAACAAATGCTCGCTTTATGCGATGGCCCTTTAATTGAAAAGTATCGCCGGAAAATTTCCTTCGCGGGTATGTTGTGGGAAGTTGATGAGTTCCTTGGTGATAACCAAGGCTTGGTCGTTGCAGAAATTGAGTTGGAGTCTGAGGAGCAAGCCTTTGAAAAACCTGATTGGCTGGGTGAAGAGGTGACTCAGGACGTTCGTTACTACAATTCCAACCTATCGGTTAATCCCTTCAAAAGCTGGGCAGTTTAG
- the tatA gene encoding twin-arginine translocase TatA/TatE family subunit has translation MTAHIFAGNFGSPMQILIILIIVLLIFGGSRLRNLGGDLGGAIKGFKKAMSDGDKEKEQEKLQADDHKIIEGSVEKDKVTTDKDPK, from the coding sequence ATGACAGCTCACATTTTTGCCGGTAACTTTGGCAGCCCAATGCAAATCCTGATTATCCTGATTATCGTATTGCTCATTTTTGGCGGTAGTCGCCTGCGCAATTTGGGCGGTGATTTAGGTGGCGCAATCAAGGGTTTCAAAAAAGCCATGAGTGACGGCGACAAAGAAAAAGAGCAGGAAAAACTTCAGGCTGATGATCACAAGATTATTGAAGGCTCGGTAGAGAAAGACAAAGTGACCACCGATAAAGATCCAAAATAA
- a CDS encoding TonB-dependent receptor, giving the protein MKNFNVKPLGVVISGLLMAATTQSVLAQDADKKAIEEADEVIITGFRASIANSIEMKRNADTIVQAISAEDIGGLPDKSIAESLSRLPGITVTRSSGQAGTIQVRGMGEGYVFSTLNGREQVSPNGSRAMEFSQFPSELINSVEVYMSPKASLIEGGIAGTVELKTINPLKMKDDQSIQIGVRGNYNDKADELYEVEPYGKRFSLSFSKKLLDNTLGVSLGYAKLLQPNAASQIENDNYSRPALTVDGKDVYAPESFFVKQKGGEDDRDGYMATVDFEPNEHLAIEADAFYSKFKSQSDERGIRVQGFRNMNVYNTTYFDDIYMTGGTFVGRKNSQTIDFKVENNDTTTDYDIFSGGFNAKWSEDKWNIAADLSHSEASGLFRNSLSRSFLYKKGPVDSAHPDGWYRDDDQQAAFALNGINIPKFSLNRDYTNTATLRMGQYEEYPYINEDKIDAARIDGKYELDTPVIVSIEAGVRVAKRNHKQSRNVFVYGDGAGGRITTDYSLPITDANSDVVNWKGDFSNMPSFLAIDSRSIIEQAYKNNLVLMSRTKYTGPNTPEIANPDAFDANGNPKPRSIVAGARWGEGRSWSMTEQADIQEDVNSFYIQANINTTLWDRDLTGNIGFRRIDTEQSNMAFVNVNGDTSKGAVEICDDVGDCRSDLALTRIGVEYSNNLPSLNLNYHLAENDQLRLALARVLSRAPINRLANFNQGSIDANNPNGPTYNYGSNSSPTLKPFLADQIDISYEHYMPDTNGSFSIAAYHREIKSFIQDASIENFDFAANGFPIPETFPVVEGGLVVDKPVRNGTYTFSTNNAEGGYIRGLEISYTQTFNWLPGLFKGLGVSGSISKVDSKITTVSTLDPNNPDSNLPFSGLVEDSGNITIFYSYENFETRLSTTHQGSFVGEALNIARAPVIYAAETVMDFQASYKFDNGINMIFSVSNLTDEPNRSYSLSEELPRRLNWFGRTFSLGANYKF; this is encoded by the coding sequence ATGAAAAATTTTAATGTAAAACCGCTGGGAGTTGTCATCTCCGGGTTGTTAATGGCAGCGACCACCCAATCGGTGCTCGCGCAAGATGCAGACAAAAAAGCGATAGAAGAAGCTGATGAAGTCATCATTACTGGCTTCCGCGCATCCATCGCCAATTCGATCGAAATGAAGCGCAACGCCGACACTATTGTGCAAGCGATTTCGGCGGAAGATATCGGCGGCTTGCCAGATAAATCTATCGCAGAATCACTCAGCCGCTTGCCCGGTATTACCGTCACCCGTTCAAGCGGCCAGGCCGGTACTATCCAGGTGCGCGGTATGGGCGAGGGCTACGTGTTCTCCACATTAAATGGTCGCGAACAGGTATCGCCGAACGGCAGCCGCGCCATGGAGTTCAGTCAGTTTCCATCAGAATTAATTAACTCTGTTGAAGTTTACATGTCTCCCAAAGCTTCGCTGATTGAGGGTGGTATTGCAGGTACTGTAGAGCTTAAAACCATCAATCCCCTGAAGATGAAAGATGACCAAAGCATACAGATTGGCGTGCGCGGCAACTACAACGACAAAGCCGATGAGCTTTATGAAGTTGAGCCATACGGCAAACGTTTCTCTTTATCTTTCTCTAAAAAATTGTTGGATAACACTTTGGGCGTGAGCTTGGGTTATGCAAAATTATTGCAACCTAACGCCGCATCCCAAATTGAAAACGACAACTATTCCAGACCTGCGCTAACAGTGGATGGAAAAGACGTTTATGCACCAGAGAGTTTTTTTGTAAAACAAAAAGGTGGTGAAGATGATCGCGATGGCTACATGGCCACCGTAGACTTTGAACCCAACGAACATCTTGCCATTGAAGCAGACGCTTTTTACTCCAAATTTAAATCGCAAAGTGATGAACGCGGTATTCGTGTGCAAGGCTTCAGAAATATGAATGTCTACAACACGACTTACTTCGACGACATCTACATGACTGGCGGTACTTTTGTTGGCAGAAAAAATTCCCAGACAATCGATTTCAAAGTTGAGAACAACGATACCACGACCGATTACGATATTTTCTCTGGCGGTTTTAACGCTAAATGGTCTGAAGATAAATGGAACATCGCGGCCGATCTTTCGCATTCAGAAGCGTCAGGTTTATTTAGAAATTCTCTGTCGCGTTCATTTCTTTATAAAAAAGGCCCGGTGGATTCTGCGCATCCTGATGGCTGGTATCGTGACGATGACCAGCAAGCGGCCTTTGCGCTTAACGGCATCAATATTCCCAAGTTCAGTTTGAATCGCGATTACACCAATACGGCGACACTGCGCATGGGCCAATATGAAGAATATCCCTATATCAACGAAGACAAAATTGACGCTGCGCGTATCGATGGAAAATATGAATTGGATACACCGGTCATAGTGTCCATTGAAGCAGGCGTGCGCGTTGCGAAACGTAATCACAAACAATCGCGTAATGTGTTTGTGTATGGCGACGGTGCTGGTGGTCGTATCACCACGGATTATTCATTGCCAATCACTGATGCAAATTCTGATGTTGTGAATTGGAAAGGTGATTTCTCTAACATGCCGTCGTTTCTTGCAATCGACAGCCGTTCCATTATCGAACAAGCCTACAAAAATAATTTGGTGTTGATGAGCCGCACTAAATACACCGGCCCCAATACACCAGAAATTGCCAACCCTGATGCCTTTGATGCAAATGGCAACCCGAAACCGCGTTCAATTGTTGCGGGTGCGCGCTGGGGCGAGGGGCGTTCCTGGTCCATGACTGAGCAGGCGGATATTCAAGAAGATGTAAATTCTTTTTACATTCAAGCGAATATCAACACCACTCTGTGGGACAGGGACTTAACGGGTAATATCGGTTTCCGCCGTATTGATACCGAACAATCCAACATGGCATTTGTGAATGTTAACGGCGACACCAGCAAAGGCGCAGTTGAAATTTGCGATGACGTAGGTGATTGCCGTTCAGATTTGGCGTTAACACGCATCGGTGTTGAGTACAGCAATAATTTGCCGTCACTGAATTTGAACTATCACCTTGCTGAAAACGATCAATTGCGTTTGGCATTAGCACGTGTATTGTCGCGCGCGCCCATCAATCGTCTTGCAAACTTTAACCAAGGAAGTATCGATGCCAATAACCCGAATGGCCCGACTTACAACTACGGTAGCAACAGCTCGCCAACCTTGAAGCCGTTCCTTGCAGACCAAATCGATATTTCTTACGAACACTACATGCCAGATACCAATGGTTCATTCTCCATTGCGGCTTACCATCGTGAAATTAAATCCTTCATTCAAGATGCATCTATCGAGAATTTTGATTTCGCTGCAAATGGTTTCCCCATTCCAGAAACTTTCCCCGTCGTGGAAGGTGGTTTGGTCGTGGATAAACCCGTGCGCAACGGAACCTACACTTTCTCAACCAATAATGCTGAAGGTGGATATATTCGCGGTTTGGAAATTTCCTATACGCAAACCTTTAACTGGTTACCGGGGCTTTTCAAAGGCTTGGGCGTATCGGGTAGTATCTCTAAAGTAGACAGTAAAATTACTACCGTGAGCACCCTGGATCCCAACAATCCAGATAGTAATTTGCCGTTCTCCGGTTTGGTGGAAGATTCCGGCAACATTACTATTTTCTACAGCTACGAAAATTTCGAAACCCGTTTATCGACAACGCACCAGGGCTCTTTCGTGGGTGAAGCTTTAAACATCGCCCGTGCGCCAGTAATTTATGCTGCTGAAACCGTTATGGATTTCCAGGCAAGCTACAAATTCGATAACGGAATCAATATGATTTTCTCGGTAAGTAACCTTACTGATGAACCAAACCGCAGTTACAGCCTCAGCGAAGAATTGCCACGCCGTTTAAACTGGTTCGGCAGAACCTTCTCACTGGGTGCAAACTACAAGTTCTAA
- a CDS encoding FAD-dependent oxidoreductase, whose protein sequence is MTTSATHIELDIAIIGGGVAGLWLANRLQSQGYKFALFEHKALGSDQTMASQGMIHGGMKYTLSGMLTGASEAIADMPQHWRACLCGEGDVDLRNTRILSDHFFLWSGDSITAKLTSFLASKATRGRVDPVSDERRPPLLRHKDFNGSLYRLVDIVLDAHSLVTNLAHNIEPHCFLIDGEQTRFLKDADGNAYLRIERDQAPLEIRAKRFIFTAGQGNASLLSQLGLDSPAMQIRPLQQVMVKHHHPFHFFGHCLGAETTPRLTISSHALNKHEQVWYLGGSLAERGATMDADELIEQAKQELAELIPWVDLSEAEWATLAINRAEPLQPNFARPDNAFIAPANGCNNLLVGWPTKLTLAPNLANQALDLLAQAGITPGNQSSGLQGLLPKPDIAPTPWETAFPAAMSKEESLMLKLQEELVEAYDEDQDEPYGVESFTDNNKDQH, encoded by the coding sequence ATGACCACGTCAGCCACGCACATCGAACTCGATATCGCCATTATAGGTGGCGGTGTGGCGGGGTTGTGGCTGGCGAATCGCTTGCAAAGCCAAGGCTATAAATTCGCCTTGTTTGAACACAAAGCCTTGGGTAGCGATCAAACAATGGCATCGCAAGGCATGATTCACGGTGGAATGAAATACACCCTGAGTGGCATGCTCACGGGTGCTTCTGAAGCCATCGCCGATATGCCCCAGCACTGGCGCGCCTGCTTGTGTGGCGAGGGCGATGTAGACCTGCGCAACACGCGCATCCTTAGCGACCATTTCTTTCTATGGTCTGGCGATAGCATCACCGCCAAACTCACCAGCTTCCTCGCCAGCAAAGCCACGCGCGGCCGGGTTGATCCCGTTTCCGATGAGCGCCGCCCGCCGCTTTTGCGCCACAAAGACTTCAACGGCAGCCTCTATCGATTGGTGGACATAGTGCTCGATGCTCACAGCCTGGTAACCAATCTTGCGCACAATATAGAACCGCACTGTTTCCTTATCGACGGCGAACAAACACGCTTCCTAAAAGATGCTGATGGAAACGCTTACTTGCGGATAGAGCGCGATCAAGCCCCACTGGAAATACGCGCCAAGCGATTTATTTTTACTGCAGGCCAGGGCAATGCCTCGCTCTTGTCGCAACTTGGGCTTGATAGCCCGGCCATGCAAATACGCCCGCTGCAACAGGTCATGGTCAAACACCATCACCCATTTCACTTTTTTGGCCACTGTTTAGGAGCGGAAACTACACCGCGCTTGACCATTTCCAGCCACGCGCTCAACAAGCATGAACAGGTTTGGTATCTGGGTGGTAGCCTTGCCGAGCGTGGGGCAACCATGGATGCAGACGAGCTGATCGAGCAAGCCAAACAAGAGCTCGCGGAGTTAATACCTTGGGTAGATTTAAGTGAGGCGGAATGGGCGACTTTAGCCATCAACCGCGCCGAGCCCCTGCAACCTAATTTTGCACGCCCCGATAACGCGTTTATCGCCCCGGCAAACGGCTGCAACAACCTATTGGTGGGTTGGCCTACCAAACTTACGCTTGCACCTAACCTTGCTAACCAAGCGCTCGACTTACTTGCACAGGCGGGCATAACACCGGGTAACCAAAGTTCCGGCTTGCAAGGGCTGCTACCAAAGCCCGACATAGCACCAACGCCTTGGGAAACCGCATTTCCCGCTGCTATGAGCAAAGAAGAGAGCTTGATGCTCAAGTTACAAGAAGAATTAGTTGAAGCTTACGACGAAGATCAGGATGAACCCTACGGTGTAGAAAGCTTCACGGATAACAACAAGGATCAGCATTAA
- a CDS encoding aldo/keto reductase, whose translation MLPQTQLGNTDLRVSRLGLGTVKLGRNQSVKYPEAFELPSDDDARTLLSTARDLGINLLDTAPAYGVSEERLGYLLRGERKDWVICTKAGEEFSRNYDGNGNSNFDFEASALRLSVERSLRRLRTDYLDIVLIHSDGNDSHLIHHHQVLHTLSKLKQEGWIRAFGMSTKTLEGGMICAQEADVVMATFDPAQADDHKLMQSCALNNAGVLLKKIFNSGHLLAEDQTQKTANAIIEQQMKVIFAQSAVNSAIIGTLNCQHLRSNVECALLGLAENSKLA comes from the coding sequence ATGCTCCCGCAAACACAACTCGGCAACACTGACCTGCGCGTCAGTCGATTAGGCTTGGGCACGGTAAAGCTCGGCCGCAACCAAAGCGTCAAATATCCGGAAGCCTTTGAGCTGCCAAGTGACGATGACGCCCGCACCTTGCTAAGCACGGCACGCGACCTTGGCATCAACCTTCTGGATACAGCACCCGCTTATGGTGTGAGTGAAGAGCGCCTGGGCTATTTGTTGCGCGGTGAGCGCAAAGACTGGGTAATTTGCACCAAAGCTGGCGAAGAGTTCAGCCGCAATTACGATGGCAATGGCAATTCCAATTTCGATTTTGAGGCCAGCGCCTTGCGCCTGAGCGTAGAGCGCAGCCTGCGTCGGTTACGTACAGATTACCTCGATATAGTGCTTATCCATTCCGACGGTAACGACAGCCATTTAATCCATCACCACCAAGTGCTACACACCCTATCCAAATTAAAACAGGAGGGCTGGATTCGCGCCTTCGGCATGTCCACCAAAACGCTTGAGGGCGGAATGATCTGCGCTCAGGAGGCCGACGTGGTTATGGCGACTTTCGATCCTGCACAAGCAGACGACCATAAACTTATGCAAAGCTGCGCACTTAATAACGCTGGTGTGCTGCTTAAAAAGATCTTCAACAGCGGCCACTTGCTAGCAGAAGATCAAACCCAAAAAACGGCCAACGCCATCATCGAACAGCAAATGAAAGTAATTTTCGCCCAGAGCGCCGTTAACAGTGCCATAATCGGCACCCTTAATTGCCAGCACCTGCGCAGCAACGTTGAATGCGCACTGCTCGGCCTGGCCGAAAACTCGAAATTAGCTTAA
- the tatC gene encoding twin-arginine translocase subunit TatC, producing MTSAENDKELPLVHHLIELRTRLLRTIVVIFALFLALYAKFANDIYAIVSAPLMELLPTNASMIATDITSPLLTPMKLTFFVALVLAIPYILYQIWAFVAPGLYKHEKRIALPILVSSVLLFYIGMAFAYFLIFPLIFKITTQSGLVGVTAMTDITKYLDFVLHMFFAFGFIFEIPVATVLLIYARVMSAKSLIKKRPYVILGCFVVGMILTPPDVTSQCLLAIPMWALFEIGVYIGLFIETRRAKQELEAEAE from the coding sequence ATGACATCGGCCGAAAACGATAAAGAACTACCACTGGTTCATCACCTGATTGAATTACGCACTCGCCTGCTGAGAACTATAGTCGTCATCTTCGCGTTGTTTTTGGCACTCTATGCCAAGTTCGCCAATGACATATACGCGATTGTTTCTGCACCGCTAATGGAATTATTGCCCACCAATGCCAGCATGATTGCAACAGATATCACATCGCCTTTATTAACACCAATGAAGCTGACTTTTTTTGTAGCCCTGGTGCTGGCGATTCCTTACATTCTTTACCAAATTTGGGCGTTTGTTGCGCCCGGTTTATATAAACATGAAAAACGCATCGCGCTACCCATTTTGGTGAGCAGCGTTTTGTTGTTTTATATAGGCATGGCTTTCGCGTATTTTTTAATTTTTCCGCTGATTTTTAAAATCACTACGCAGTCAGGTTTGGTAGGCGTAACGGCCATGACCGACATTACAAAATATCTGGATTTTGTGTTGCACATGTTTTTTGCGTTTGGATTTATTTTTGAAATTCCCGTCGCCACAGTGCTATTGATTTACGCGCGGGTTATGTCAGCCAAATCGCTCATTAAAAAACGCCCTTACGTGATTTTGGGTTGCTTTGTGGTAGGTATGATTCTCACCCCGCCCGATGTCACTTCCCAGTGCTTACTCGCCATTCCTATGTGGGCATTGTTTGAAATTGGGGTTTATATAGGCCTGTTCATTGAAACGCGCCGTGCGAAACAGGAACTTGAGGCAGAGGCGGAATAA
- a CDS encoding phosphoribosyl-ATP diphosphatase, translating to MSNDILKQLTDILEARKQIADAETSYVASLHKKGLNKILEKVGEECTETILAAKDAQASGDNTEVIYETADLWFHSLVMLSHLGENADAVLNELARRFNISGHDEKASRTSNNH from the coding sequence ATGAGCAACGATATTCTCAAACAACTGACCGATATTTTAGAAGCGCGCAAACAAATTGCAGACGCCGAGACTTCATATGTCGCCAGCTTGCACAAAAAAGGTTTAAATAAAATTTTGGAAAAGGTCGGTGAAGAATGCACCGAAACTATTTTAGCCGCGAAGGATGCACAAGCCAGCGGCGACAATACGGAAGTCATTTATGAAACCGCTGATCTGTGGTTTCACAGCTTGGTGATGCTCTCCCATTTAGGTGAAAACGCCGATGCTGTACTCAATGAATTAGCTCGTCGTTTTAATATTTCAGGGCACGATGAAAAAGCATCGCGCACAAGTAACAATCATTAA